A single genomic interval of Lacrimispora sphenoides JCM 1415 harbors:
- a CDS encoding carbohydrate ABC transporter permease: MKDWNSKSALRGSKIVKKNLQAYTFMLPNLILFTVCSLYPVVWTLKYVFFQYGGYGTGVPRFVGLANFARVFRDKVYWESVIHTFTYGFGKVVFIIPLAFFLAFLLNQQKRGNGAAQSIVFLPTIMSSAVMGLVFYLLFNAYNGEVNKYLMTAGLIQKPINWLGKEHAMKTLILTAVWGGVGNYMVYFIAGIQQVSGEAIESARIDGAGRLQTIWYIIIPMLGPILKIILMLAITSAFHDITNVMVLTEGGPTNATMVMSLYGYRYFFPISAAEATVPQYGYGAAVSVISAVIAGMVTVGYLRISKKLDEIY, from the coding sequence ATGAAAGACTGGAATAGCAAAAGTGCCTTGCGGGGTAGCAAGATTGTGAAAAAAAACCTGCAGGCCTATACATTTATGCTTCCCAACTTGATTTTGTTCACCGTCTGTTCCTTATATCCGGTGGTGTGGACTTTGAAATATGTATTTTTCCAGTATGGGGGATATGGAACAGGAGTACCGAGATTTGTCGGCCTTGCAAATTTTGCCCGGGTGTTCCGGGATAAAGTTTATTGGGAAAGTGTGATCCATACTTTTACATACGGTTTCGGGAAGGTGGTTTTTATCATTCCTCTGGCCTTTTTTCTGGCATTTCTCTTAAATCAGCAAAAACGGGGGAATGGCGCGGCCCAGAGCATTGTATTTTTGCCTACCATTATGAGCTCTGCGGTCATGGGTCTGGTGTTTTATCTGCTGTTCAATGCCTACAATGGTGAGGTCAACAAGTATTTAATGACGGCAGGTCTGATACAAAAACCCATAAACTGGCTGGGGAAAGAACATGCCATGAAAACTCTGATTCTGACAGCGGTCTGGGGCGGTGTGGGGAATTACATGGTATATTTTATAGCCGGAATCCAGCAGGTATCCGGGGAAGCAATCGAAAGTGCCAGGATCGATGGGGCCGGCAGGCTCCAGACCATCTGGTACATCATCATTCCAATGCTGGGACCCATATTAAAGATTATACTTATGCTGGCGATTACCTCTGCGTTTCACGACATTACCAATGTGATGGTATTAACTGAGGGCGGCCCTACCAATGCTACCATGGTCATGTCCCTGTACGGATACCGATACTTCTTCCCCATTTCAGCGGCTGAAGCCACGGTTCCCCAATATGGCTACGGTGCTGCGGTCAGCGTCATATCCGCAGTAATTGCTGGTATGGTAACCGTAGGTTATCTGCGAATATCTAAAAAACTGGATGAAATTTATTAA
- a CDS encoding ABC transporter substrate-binding protein: protein MKLRRLSGILLAGLMAAGTLAGCSGSKTDTTTAAAGGQTAAQTEAEKTQPASGEKTVIKVWSKDRHDATYVQKKVDEYNASNTDNIQVDYQLYTDNYVQAIDMAVQSGELPDILVQQDQMFDKYVNEGQWADFYDYMDSDMKEYFKSVVYPGYNELDGKLYFIPTTGTTCRLFYNKEIFDRVGISEPPKTLEEVVEYAKKINTELSKEGIYGFAENMKSASSGLQRSILVGLDRETGLVRGYDFVKGEYDFSQWADTLKLWKELLSDECAFPGCESLDIDPLRTQFAAGKIGMYMSYSHAEPGVYQNQFPMDSSKWDCVPIPTVGGKATGKQYFTGTGSYVLNAKSPNVDKAFKVYKDIFANEDYLIGYYEGGFGVSILPSVIEKAKPGKDFQDKKWLLISDIDALLPKPPHTAFASGMVVEGEDMFKTCESIYYGDADIDSTLKDLTDRYNKAYQEAVKNGSGHEVKIENYDPMNPTLQ from the coding sequence ATGAAATTAAGGAGATTAAGCGGCATACTTTTGGCAGGGCTGATGGCGGCTGGAACGCTGGCCGGGTGTTCAGGGTCCAAGACAGATACCACAACAGCGGCAGCAGGCGGACAGACAGCTGCACAGACAGAAGCGGAAAAGACTCAGCCAGCGAGTGGGGAAAAAACCGTCATTAAGGTCTGGTCCAAAGACCGGCACGACGCTACATATGTTCAGAAAAAGGTAGACGAATACAATGCAAGTAACACGGATAACATTCAGGTAGATTATCAGCTTTACACGGATAATTATGTGCAGGCCATTGATATGGCGGTACAAAGCGGCGAGCTCCCTGATATTTTGGTACAGCAGGACCAGATGTTTGATAAATATGTAAACGAGGGGCAGTGGGCAGATTTTTATGATTACATGGATTCTGATATGAAAGAATATTTTAAATCTGTGGTTTATCCCGGTTACAACGAACTGGATGGAAAGCTGTATTTTATCCCAACCACCGGAACAACCTGCCGTCTTTTCTATAACAAAGAAATCTTTGACCGTGTAGGGATTTCGGAACCGCCTAAAACTCTGGAAGAAGTGGTGGAGTATGCTAAAAAAATCAATACGGAATTATCCAAAGAAGGAATTTATGGATTTGCAGAAAATATGAAAAGTGCCAGCTCCGGCTTGCAGCGTTCCATATTGGTCGGCCTGGATCGAGAGACCGGTCTGGTACGTGGATATGACTTCGTAAAGGGAGAATACGACTTTTCACAGTGGGCAGATACTTTGAAGCTTTGGAAGGAACTGTTATCTGATGAATGTGCGTTTCCTGGATGTGAATCACTGGATATCGATCCCTTAAGAACTCAGTTTGCAGCCGGCAAGATTGGTATGTATATGTCTTACAGCCATGCAGAGCCAGGGGTATACCAGAATCAGTTCCCTATGGATTCCTCTAAATGGGACTGCGTACCCATTCCAACCGTTGGCGGAAAAGCCACCGGAAAACAGTATTTTACCGGTACAGGAAGTTATGTTTTAAATGCAAAAAGTCCTAACGTGGATAAAGCATTTAAGGTTTATAAGGATATCTTTGCAAATGAAGATTATTTAATCGGATACTACGAAGGCGGATTTGGCGTAAGCATTCTTCCAAGCGTTATTGAAAAGGCAAAGCCAGGCAAAGATTTCCAGGATAAAAAATGGCTGCTCATCAGTGATATTGATGCCCTCCTTCCTAAGCCTCCTCACACTGCCTTCGCATCTGGTATGGTGGTGGAAGGTGAAGATATGTTTAAAACCTGCGAATCTATTTATTATGGAGACGCGGATATAGATTCTACCTTAAAGGATCTGACAGACCGTTACAATAAAGCGTATCAGGAAGCAGTGAAAAATGGAAGCGGTCATGAAGTAAAGATTGAAAACTATGACCCGATGAATCCAACTTTACAGTAA